The sequence below is a genomic window from Acidobacteriota bacterium.
ACTCCTGCCGGATCGCGTGCTGCTCGCGCATCGGGGGGAGCGTCTCGACGGCGGCCGCGGGCGCCGCCAGCGGAATGCAAAAGGAAAAGAGAATGAGATTTCTTCGAGTGGAAGAGAGCAGGGCCAAGTCGTCACCTCGCCGAATCGGTGGGGAGAGTGTAACGGCGCCGGATCGCGGCCGTCAGGCCGCGCGCTCGGCCGCGGACTTCGCCGGCACGAACGTCATCGCGCGCTCGGCGAGCGCCGTGATCGTGAGCGACGGGTTGACGCCGGGGTTCGCGGAGATCGCCGAGCCGTCGACGACCCAGAGGCCGTCGTACCCGAAGACGCGGTTTTTCGCGTCGATGACGCCACCCGCGGGCGTCTCGCCCATGCAGCAGCCGCCGAGGATGTGCGCGGTCGTCGGGATGCCGAGCAGCGTCTCCGTCAGAAGGCTCTGCGTGAAGCCGCCGAGCTTCTCCTCGACGCGGCGCGCAAGCTCCGTCGCCTCGGGCACCCACGCCTTCGCGGGAGTGCCCGTGCCCGGCGCCGTCGCGAGCGCGTGGCGGAAGCCGTTGCGCAGCCCGCGGCCGAGCGTCATGCGCAGCGTGCCGTCCACGGTGCGCATGTAGAGGAGGATCATCGTGTGCTTCGCCCAGTCGGGCGTGAGCCACGCCTTCAGCGTCTTGCCAGGGTGGCGGAAGAGGAGGCCGAGCGCGTTCGCGAGGCGCTCGGCCACCGTGTCGCCGGGCGCGTGCGGCATCGCGAGGAGGCGGAAGAAGCCGGAGCCCGCCGGGTAGCGGACGGGCTCGAGGTGCGAGTGCTCGTCCGTCTCGAGGATCGACCCGATCGCGATCCCCTTCGAGAGGTCCTCGTTCTTGTCGCTCACGACGCCCATGAGGACCTCGGAGTTCGTCCGGACGAAATCGCCGATGCGGTCCGAGATCTTCGGCAGGCCCTCCGGGCTCTCCTTGAGCTTCAGGAGGAGCTCGACGGTCCCGATGACGCCGCCCGCGAAGACGACGTTTCGCGCGGTCATCGTCGTCTTCTTCCTCAGGAACGGGAACGGCTCGCGGCCGCGGCGGACGGTCAGCTCGTAGCCGCCGCCCTCGAGCGGCTTGACCCACGTGACTTCGGCGTCGGGCTCGATCCGCACGCCCTTTTTCTCGGCGAACCAGAGGTAGTTCTTGTCGAGCGTGTTCTTGGCGCCGTGGCGGCAGCCGATCATGCAGGCGCCGCAGGAGTGGCAGCCCGTCCGCTCGGGGCCCTCGCCGCCGAAGTACGGATCCGGCACCGTGACGCCGGGCTCGCCGAAGAAAACGGCCACGTCGGTGGACTGCCACTTGTCCACGAGGCCGAGGTCCCGTCCGACGTCGCGCAGCACGTCGTCCGGCGGCGAGGTAAACGGGACGCGCGTCGTACCGAGCATCCGCTTCGCCGTCGCGTAGTGCGCCGCGAGCTCCCGTTTCCAGTCCGCGAGGGACGCCCACGACGGCGACGTGAAGAACGAGTCCCCGGGCACGGGCAGCGTGTTCGCGTAGACGAGCGAGCCGCCCCCCACGCCGACGCCCGAAAGCGCCGTGACGTGCTTCAGGAACGTCATCTTGAAGAGGCCGCGGAAGCCGAGGCCCGGCAGCCAGAAATATTTGGGGAGGTTCCAGTTGGTCTTCGGAAAATCCTCCGGAGAGAAGCGCGTTCCCTTCTCGAGGACGACCACCCGCCAGCCTTTCTCCGCGAGGCGCAGCGCCGACACGCTTCCGCCGAAGCCGGAGCCCACGACGGCAAAGTCGGTGTCGAAGTCGCGCGCCACGCGGCGAGTCTATCGCCGCAGCGAAAAGGGCCGCGCGCGCGTGCTACGCTGGAGACGGAGTCCGAGGCTCACCATGGGAAAGATCCTCATCTTCGCGGCCGCCGTCGTCTTCGCGATCTG
It includes:
- a CDS encoding GMC family oxidoreductase, with product MARDFDTDFAVVGSGFGGSVSALRLAEKGWRVVVLEKGTRFSPEDFPKTNWNLPKYFWLPGLGFRGLFKMTFLKHVTALSGVGVGGGSLVYANTLPVPGDSFFTSPSWASLADWKRELAAHYATAKRMLGTTRVPFTSPPDDVLRDVGRDLGLVDKWQSTDVAVFFGEPGVTVPDPYFGGEGPERTGCHSCGACMIGCRHGAKNTLDKNYLWFAEKKGVRIEPDAEVTWVKPLEGGGYELTVRRGREPFPFLRKKTTMTARNVVFAGGVIGTVELLLKLKESPEGLPKISDRIGDFVRTNSEVLMGVVSDKNEDLSKGIAIGSILETDEHSHLEPVRYPAGSGFFRLLAMPHAPGDTVAERLANALGLLFRHPGKTLKAWLTPDWAKHTMILLYMRTVDGTLRMTLGRGLRNGFRHALATAPGTGTPAKAWVPEATELARRVEEKLGGFTQSLLTETLLGIPTTAHILGGCCMGETPAGGVIDAKNRVFGYDGLWVVDGSAISANPGVNPSLTITALAERAMTFVPAKSAAERAA